A DNA window from Hevea brasiliensis isolate MT/VB/25A 57/8 chromosome 2, ASM3005281v1, whole genome shotgun sequence contains the following coding sequences:
- the LOC110669470 gene encoding riboflavin biosynthesis protein PYRD, chloroplastic: protein MQIQYFSLSNRTLGLPNLSHSHMRSSFAPAPGLSIPGFRFHSKFGCCNSVKRLSKSLGVLRRYGGLVMISCGVLANDGSDEGKDDGFYMRRCVELAKKAIGCTSPNPMVGCVIVKDGKIVGEGFHPKAGQPHAEVFALRDAGDLAEKATAYVSLEPCNHYGRTPPCTEALIKAKVKKVVIGMVDPNPIVASTGVDKLRHAGIDVVVGVEEELCKRLNEAYIHQMLTGKPFVTLRYSLSVNGHLLNQLGEGVTECGGYYSKLLQEYDAIIVSSSLIDKFLVPTSQEPGANQPLCVITAASRSSPIQIRSVGEEAASKMIIFTDKETTVEPVTAQKGIETVVLDGICLNEILEYCKRRGLCSILLDLRGSFDELEGLLNDGIEQNTLQKVMVEVLPLWVENSTRSSFVALKRVQKRLKVNNLQPRISHQSIILEGYL from the exons ATGCAAATTCAATATTTTTCACTCTCAAATCGCACTCTTGGACTGCCCAATTTATCACATTCTCATATGCGCTCATCTTTTGCACCAGCTCCTGGTCTCTCTATTCCTGGGTTCAGATTTCATTCCAAATTTGGGTGTTGCAATTCAGTCAAAAGGTTATCCAAATCACTTGGTGTTTTGAGAAGATATGGTGGATTGGTTATGATCAGTTGTGGAGTGTTAGCAAATGATGGTAGTGATGAAGGTAAAGACGATGGGTTTTATATGAGGAGGTGTGTGGAACTGGCAAAGAAGGCAATTGGGTGTACAAGCCCTAATCCTATGGTGGGCTGCGTCATTGTCAAAGATGGCAAGATTGTTGGTGAAGGGTTCCACCCAAAAGCTGGTCAGCCTCATGCTGAG GTATTTGCTCTGAGAGATGCTGGAGATTTGGCTGAGAAAGCAACAGCTTATGTGAGCTTAGAGCCATGCAATCACTACGGGAGAACTCCACCCTGCACTGAAGCCCTCATTAAAGCCAAAGTTAAGAAGGTGGTAATTGGAATGGTTGATCCAAATCCAATTGTGGCTTCAACAGGGGTGGATAAACTGAGACATGCAGGCATTGATGTAGTTGTAGGTGTAGAAGAAGAATTGTGCAAGAGGCTCAATGAGGCCTACATCCATCAAATGCTGACCGGAAAACCTTTTGTTACGCTCAG ATACTCCCTCTCGGTCAATGGCCACCTTTTAAATCAACTTGGGGAAGGAGTCACAGAGTGTGGTGGATACTACTCAAAATTGTTACAGGAATATGATGCAATTATAGTTTCTAGCTCATTAATTGACAAGTTTTTAGTTCCTACATCACAAGAACCTGGTGCCAATCAACCCCTTTGTGTCATAACTGCAGCTTCTCGTTCTTCTCCAATCCAAATCCGTTCTGTAGGGGAAGAAGCAGCATCCAAAATGATTATATTTACAGACAAAGAGACAACTGTCGAACCAGTAACAGCTCAAAAAGGAATTGAAACTGTGGTATTGGATGGGATATGCTTGAATGAAATTTTGGAATATTGTAAGCGTCGGGGACTGTGCAGCATTTTACTGGATTTGAGGGGaagttttgatgagcttgaaggacTTCTTAATGATGGTATTGAGCAGAATACGTTGCAAAAAGTCATGGTGGAAGTATTGCCATTGTGGGTTGAAAATAGTACCAGGAGTTCTTTTGTGGCTTTGAAGAGAGTTCAGAAAAGACTAAAAGTAAATAATCTACAGCCCAGGATCTCACATCAGAGCATTATATTGGAGGGTTATCTTTAG